Within the Thermostichus lividus PCC 6715 genome, the region AAGTGATTGTGGCCTTTGGCCGTCATGCTCCCGATGCGTTTTATACAACGGATGTGGGGCAACACCAAATGTGGGCTGCCCAATTTTTGAAAAATGGCCCGCGGCGATGGGTCTCTAGTGCCGGCTTGGGGACAATGGGCTTTGGACTGCCTGCGGCAATGGGGGTTAAGGTTGCACTGCCCAATGAGCAGGTGATCTGCATCAGTGGTGATGCTAGCTTTCAAATGAACTCCCAAGAATTGGCCACCCTTGCCCAGTACGGTATTGCGGTGAAGACAGTGATTATTAATAACTTCTGGCAGGGAATGGTGCGGCAGTGGCAGCAGGCCTTCTATGAAGAGCGCTACTCCCACTCCAATATGGCCAAGGGAATGCCAGATTTTATTAAGTTGGCGGAGGCCTACGGTGTCAAAGGATTGCGGGTGAGCGATCGCCACAATCTGGACGACATTATTCAAGAGGTGCTGACCTACGATGGCCCAGTCTTGCTAGATGCCCACGTGACCCGGGATGAAAACTGCTATCCGATGGTGGCTCCCGGCAAAAGCAACGCCCAAATGCTGGGCTTACCGGAGCAAGCAACCCTCGAAAAAGCGGCCGAGCTAGTGTACTGTACGAACTGCGGTGCCAAGACGATTTCTAGCCATCGCTTTTGCCCTGAATGTGGCAGCAAGCTTTAGCCAAGTTCTAACCAGTTGAGTAGCTGAGCCATTGCCCAACCTAGGTAATTGGCGACCCCATAGCCAAGGAGGCCAAGGGTGATGCCAACCCCCAGTAGGGCTGGCTGGTGGCGACCGCTCGCTTGAGCTGCAGCAGTGGTAGGCCCCCCCACCGCCGCTTGGGAGGCTAAGGCCAGTAATTCAACATCCAGTTTGAATAGATACCCCAGCCCAGAGATCACCACCCCATGGCTAAACACAATGGTGGCGGCAAACAGCACAATCTCAACCCCCACAGGCACTAACGAGGGCAGATGGGTTCCCGCGCCAATGACGGTAAAAAAGAGATTGAGACTAAACATGCCAAGGGCACCGGTACCACGGAGGTAGCGTACCCACTGGAATTGGGCAATGGCTACACTTAGGGTAGTGAGCCAAACCACTGTTGGGATGACCGGCCAAAATTGATGTAGCGCTGTAGCCAGCACTAAAACTCCCATGCCTAAGCTCAGGAGAATGGCTAAATCGAGGGGGGCGATCGCCGAGGCTGTGGGCAAGGGCGATAAAGCTAAGGCGTCTGTTGCTGAGCGCTGCGGATAAAACCGTGCCAAGACTGAGGGCAGCGTTAAGGTGAAGCCCAACCATACTGCCGTGAGTAGGTTATCTGCGGTCGTTGCTGCGGTAAAGAGCAGATCAGTGAGGTTCAGGGCACGCCCGACACTCACAAAATTTAAACTGCCACCAATGTAACTTGCTGCTAAGCTACCCGCCAGCCGTGGGGTGTCGCCACCAAAGCGACTGTGAAACAGGAGGCTCGCCAGTAGCGCCCCCATCAAGGTGCCCACAGCCGCAATGCCAAAGGCTAACAAGGCCGATCGCCCCAAGCGGCGCACATCCTGCAAATTCACAAGCAACAGTAACCAGACAATGGCTAAGGAGGTCACTGGCCCATAGATGGTGTCATAGACAGCAGACTGTTGGGGAATGACCCCTAAGTTGGCACACAAGGCCGCTAGGAGCAAAATAATTAAGGATCCCCCCACCCGTGCTGCCCAACGATAGCGGTGCTCCAGCCACAGCCCCAAGGCAGTCAGGGTGAGTAAAATGCCCCAAAGGGTGAGGCTCTCATCCATGGGAAGCCACCTCTGGCATGGGTTGCCCTAAGCGGGTGGGTTGCTCGTAAACTCGCCGCAGGGTATTCACATCCCGCTGAGAAATGGGCGGTGGATCCGCTACTTGGGCAAAATAGAGAGCATCCGTGGGCAGGGGACTATGCCCCCAAATACCGAGGGCATGACCCAACTCATGGCGCAGAGCCGCCAGCACATAGCGGGGGGCTTGGGTGGGTCGCACCACCACCCGAACCCGATGCCGCAGTAGGCCGTTGCTATCCACAAACAGTTCATAGCTGGTTTCCGCCGCTCGGACACGACGGTTGTTTTGGTCGCTGGGGCGCTCAGACTGGAGGCGAATATTGGCCGTAGCGGTTGGCGGCACAATTTGCAGTGGCAGATAGGCCGACCATTCGGCAACAGCTTGCTGGGCTGCCTGTGCCCATAGGTTATTGGGATCCCGCGGCGGGGGGTCAATGGCCACGGTCACCGGAAAGGCTGTCCACAGCAGATACCCCACTTCCAACGGCTGTACCTCGGTAAAATAGTCGTCCCCCGCCGGAGGCAGAGCTGCAAGGGAGCTAGGCAAGGGATAGGTGGTAAGGGGGGTAAGGCAAGATTTTGGCGGGCAAGGGAGGGGGAGCTACCGCTGAGGACAACCCCCACAGCAACGATGAGGGCAATTACCGAAAACCGCCAGCGCGATCGCATCTCTCCTCCTTAGCACCCGCTCAAAAATGGCCAGCCCGGAAAGCGCCAGAGGACAATGGGGATAGCAACGGTCCAGAAAAAGGCATTCCCAAGCGCCAGTTGCCCCGACAGATTCATGGGTAATTGGAGTAGCCCTTGCAACAACCACCGATCTAAGGGCAACACCAGCACCCACATCAGGCAGACTAGCGCCAGACCCAACCAGAATATCGACCAGCGGGCATTGGTGTTAATGTTCTCAAAAAAGGTACGACTCACCAGTTCCTCTAAAAGTGCCGTAGTCCCAGAGCGGTATTGTCCGCCGGTGGCTTGGGTCGCGGCTGCCAGTTGTGGCGCATACTCCCCGACAACAATGGCATTAATTTTAATCCCTTGCCCTTGGGCTGAGGTGACGACAGCGGTATCCACGGGTGCTGCGCCATCGGTAATGATCAGTAATTCACGGCAGCGGTTAGAAACCTGTTGCAGTTGCTGGGTGGCGGTGGCGATCGCCCCCGATAGGTTCGTGGCGCTGGGGTCCACCTGAGCTAAAAGATCGCTGCGGTTGAGCGCCTGATCGAGTTGTGTCAGCAAGACATCGGCCTTGGTTTCAAAGCGTGGGGTTAAAAAGACCACATTGCGGCCAAAGCCATGGATCATGATGGCATTGGGGTTAGCCAACTCCCGCTGATTGCGTTGCAGATAGAGTTTGGCCGCGGCTACCTGCTGCGCCATCACCGTTTGGGGCTGGTTAAACTGTAAGGGATTGTCCCCAAAGGTGCTGCCACTCAAATCCAAGGAAAGCACCACCGCCACACTGGGGCGACCCCACCCCAACAGCGTAAACAGAAGCGCCAAGAGCAGGCACCCCGTCAGCAGGATCAGGGGAATTTGAAAGAGGGGATAAGACCACAGGGGTCGTCGTTGACGATACATGGGGCTACTGGGTGTCAAGGGTTCCCCTAAACACTGCGACGGCAGGTCCGGTCATATACAGATGTTGACTGTGAACATCCCAGCGAATATGCAGATCACCGCCGGGTAGTTCAACCGTGGCTTGGGCTTGCCCTGCTGCATCGGCTTTGAGTCGCCCGGTGAGTACCGCCGCAACAACCGTGGCACAGGCACCGGTACCGCAGGCAAGGGTCATCCCCGCCCCCCGCTCCCAGACGCGCATGCGCAGGCGATCGCCCCCCAGCACTTGGACAAACTCAGTATTCGTGCGCTGGGGAAACACAGCATGGTGCTCAAACAGTGGCCCTAGCGTCTCTAAGGGAATAGCGGCTACATCTTCTACAAAGGTGACACAGTGCGGATTCCCCATACTCACACAGGTTACCAGCCAAGGGCGATCGGCCACCGTCAAGGGCACCTCGATCACTTTGGCATCTGGAGCGGTTAGGGTAGTGGGGATTTGTTGCGCCAGCAGTTGTGGTGTCCCCATATCCACTGTCACTTGACCGTCTGCTTGAATGTGGGGCACCATCACCCCCGCTAGGGTGTCAATGCGGTAGCTGACGGTTTCACCGCAGGTGCGGCCTTCCAGTTCAAAAATAAACTTGGCCAGACAGCGAATGCCATTGCCACACATTTCGGCAACGGAGCCATCGGCATTGTACATCCGCATTTGGTAGTCACAGTCGCCAGTGCCCGCCAGTAGGAAAATTACCCCGTCGGCACCCACCCCAAAATGGCGATCGCACCAGTGGCGAGCCTCCTGTGGCGAAAGACGAAGGGTCGGCTGCTGACGATTGTCTAAGAGTAGGAAATCGTTACCTAGCCCTTGGTACTTCTGAAAAGATAGGCTCATAGAATTGTAGAGGAACTAGAGGAGAACCCATGACTGACGAATTCCAGACGGGATTACCCAGTATCCGCCAGCTACAGACCTTAATTAAAGATAGCACTGAGGTTGAGGTGAAACTGATCACAAGTGATCTAGTGGTGGGAAAGGTGCGCTGGCAAGACGCAAACTGCCTGTGCGTGGTGGATCACTATGACCAACCAACGATTATTTGGAAGCAAGCCATTGTCTTTATTAAGCCGAAACTGACTTAGGGAGCTGGGGAGCTTGCCAGTGGCCAGAGGGCTAGCCCCGCCTTCAGTGCTGCATGATACACCACCTGCCATGGCTGCTGATGCTGCCGTGCTAGGGCGGCACAGTCTTCATACTCCGGCTGCACATTGAGGGGGTGTCCGTGACCATCGGTGGCTAATTTCAGCCGCACCTCGCCAAACGGGGTAGTCACGGTTTTGATCTGCCGCTGGAGGACATAGCGATCTTGCACTTGGCGGCGCAGCCCTAGGGTCGTGGTTTCCCGAAAGAGGGTCTGAACACAGGCGGCTTCGGCACTGAGAGGACACAGTACGGTCAGGAGCACCCCAAGGCGTGACTTTTTCATTGTAATGGCTTGACAGAAGACCTCCACCGCACCAGCGGCATAGAGTTGCTCTATCGCGTAGGCTAAGGCTTGGGGCGGCAGGTCATCCAGTTGGGTTTGCAACTCCACAATGGTGGTGGGGGTTGGCGGTTGGCTGTTGGGGGTTTCGCCTAACCACAGGCGAAGGAGGTTCGGCAGCGGTAACTCATGGCTGCCAGCGCCTAAGCCTACTCGCTCTAAGGTCATGGCGGGTGGGGTGCCAAATCCTTGGCTAAGGGCACAGACAATGGCGGCACCCGTGGGGGTCACCAGTTCGTTCGCAATCCCGTTGCTGTAAACCGGCACCCGATAGGCTTGCCAGAGTTGCAAGACCGCTGGCACGGGCACCGGCAGTTGACCATGGGCGGCCCGTACTGTCCCGCCACCGGTGGGCAAGGGCGAGCAGTAGATCTGCTCAATGCCGAGGTAATCTAGCCCTAAACAGGTGCCAACAATATCTACTAGGGCATCCACGGCACCGACTTCGTGGAAGTGAACGGCAGTGGGGGCAATGCCATGAACGGCACCTTCGGCGATCGCCAAGGCTTCAAACACCCGTAAACTCCAGTCGCGGGCGCGATCGGGCAAATCTGCGGCTAAAATCTGCGCCTGAATGTCTGGCCAATGGCGGTGGTGCGGATGGCTGTGCTCGTGAAGCTGGACGTGAGCCTTCAGACCCCGCTGCCCTTTTCGCTGCACGGTTTCAGTGGTTAAGGTAAACTCTGCTGCAATCCCCAGCTTTGCCAGTTGCCCGTGCAAGTAGTCAAGGGGAACGCCACCATCGATCAGCGCCCCAAGGCACATATCCCCAGCAATTCCCGCTGGGCAGTCGAAGTAGGCAACGTTCATAGAACCTCCGAAATACCCTAACGCTGGGCTAGAAGTTACCCGCTAAGGCCGCTTCACAGCGATCGCACAACTGGGGATGGGTTGCAGAGCGCCCTACACTCTCGGCATAATTCCAGCACCGGACGCACTTGGTCCCGCTGGCGGTGCCTACGCCAACCCATAGCTCCGGTTGCTCAAGGGTGTAGCTCAAGCTGAGCGATCGCGGCTGCGGCATCACCTCCACTTGTGAGACTAAAAATAGATAGCGGAGTTCATCCACACCATTACCCGCCAAGGCATCGGCACTGTTCATGGCCTCGAGGCGATCGCGCAGGTCTGGGTTGGCCACGTACAGCCACACCTTGGCTTCGAGGGACGAGCCAATGGCCTTTTCAGCGCGCGCCTGCTCCAGTACCTTGTTGACCTCTGAGCGCAACTGTCGCAGCACCTCCCAGCGGCTCGCCAAGGGTGGGTCGCGCCACTGATCCGCACGCTGTACCCAGCCACTTTGAAACACCGATGTGTAGGGCGTGGCAAACGGTAAGTGCTGCCAAATATCTTCTGCCAAGTGGGGCAGCACCGGGGCGATCGCCCGCGCCAGATTTTGTACCGTAATAGCAAGCACCGTTTGGCAGCTACGGCGGCGATCGCTGGCAGGGGCACTAATGTACAAGCGATCCTTGGCAATATCCAGATAAAAATTTGACAAATCCACCGTGCAGAGGTTCTGAATGGTTTGGAAGAACCGGTAAAACTGGTAGCTGTCAAAGGCTGCCGTCACTTCGCTAAACACCTCATGGAGGCGGTGCAGCATATAGCGATCCAGTTCTGGCAACTGAGCGTAGGGCACAGCATCCTGCTGTGGGTCGAAATCGTAGAGGTTACCCAGTAAAAAGCGCGCTGTATTGCGAATTTTGCGATAGATATCCGCCAACTGCTTCAGAATCGTTTTGCCAATGGGCACATCATTGGCATAGTCCACCGAGGACACCCACAGCCGCAAAACATCCGCACCGTAGGCCGGGTCTTGCTTTTGGTTTTTGCCGCCCTCAATTACCTCGCGCGGATCCGTGACATTGCCCAAGGATTTACTCATCTTGCGCCCCTGCTCATCCAAGACAAAGCCGTGGGTGAGCACCGATTTGTAGGGAGCGTGCCCCTGCACCGCCACCCGGGTCAGCAGCGATGACTGGAACCACCCCCGATGCTGATCCGAGCCTTCGAGGTATAGATCCGCTTGCTGCTCCCCTAGAACTGCTGCCCAGGATGAGCCGGAGTCAAACCACACATCCATGGTATCGGTGCCCTTTTCGTAGCGATCTGCCTGATCTTGCAGGGCGGGGGGCAATAGCTCCGCCACCGAGAGTTCCCACCAAGCATCAGACCCCCGCTGGCGAATGATGGCTTGGACATGGGCAATGGTGTCTGCCGTGAGCAGGGGGTCACCGGTCACCTTGTCATAAAACACCGGAATGGGTACCCCCCAACTGCGCTGCCGCGAAATACACCAGTCGGATCGCTCCGCCACCATGGCGGTAATGCGATTTTCCCCTTGCGCCGGAATCCACCTCACCTCGGCGATCGCCGCGAGGGCAGCATCGCGAAACCCCGCTACCGAAGCAAACCATTGCTCCGTTGCTCGAAAGATCGTGGGTTTTTTGGTTCGCCAGTCGTAGGGATACTTGTGAACGTAAGGCTCTTCTTTAAGAAGGGCGCCGGCAGCCTCTAAAGCCACAATAACCGCCTCATTCCCCTCTTTGAGGACATTCAGGCCAGCGAACTGACCCGCCTCCGCCGTGAAACAGCCATCTGCATCCACCGGGGACAGAATGGGCAGGCCGTAGCGTTGACCAACGGCGTAGTCCTCCAGTCCATGACCGGGAGCCGTATGTACTAAGCCGGTACCGGAGTCCGTTGTCACATAGTCACCGCCGATAACGATTTTGCTCTGGCGATCGTACAGGGGGTGCTGATAGCGGGTATGTTCGAGATCGGCACCCTTGGCGGTAGTCACCACGGTTAAGGTTGTGCCTAGGGTTTGACTGAGGGACGGCACTAAGTCGTGCGCCACAATCAGGTAAGCGTGGCGCTTTGCTGGCGCTACCCGTACCAGAGCATAGGTCAAGTCGGGGTTGACGCTCACCGCTAGGTTCGCTGGCAAAGTCCACGGTGTTGTCGTCCAAATGGCAACCCCCATCTGCCCGAGTGCTTCATACCAAGCTGCGGCCAACCCTTGGGGGAGCTCCAGTACGTCAAAGGCAGCGTACACACTGCGGGACGTATGGCCTTCAGGATATTCCAGTTCTGCTTCCGCAAGGGCAGTTTTGGAACTGGGGCTCCAATGCACGGGCTTCAGACCGCGGTAGATATAGCCCCGCAGTACCATTTCCCCAAACACCCCAATTTGTGCTGCTTCGTACTCAGGTGAGAGGGTGAGGTAGGGGTGCTGCCAGTCTCCCCACACACCGTAGCGCTGAAAGCTCCGTTTTTGTTCAGCAACGGTTTTGAGGGCAAACTCCTTGGCGCGCTGCCGCAGGGAGAGGGGGGTAAGGTTCTGGCGTTCTTCAGCACTTAGGGTTTGCAGTACTTTGAGTTCAATCGGCAAGCCGTGGCAGTCCCAGCCGGGGCGGTAGTGAACTTTGCGCCCTTGGAGGAGCTGATATTTATTGATAATGTCTTTAAGAATTTTATTGAGGGCATGGCCAATATGAAGGGCACCGTTGGCGTAGGGCGGACCATCGTGAAGGATAAATACCTCGCCCGGATTGTGCTGTTGCAGCCGTTCATAGATCTGCTGTTGTGCCCAAAAGTCTTGCAGTTGGGGTTCACGGGTGGGTGCATTCGCCCGCATCTCAAAGGTCGTCTGTGGCAGATTTACCGTATCTTTGTAGTCTGTTGCGGGGTCAGCCATGGCAGCGGGCAGGTTTTAGAATAACAGCAGGATAACGTGCCCTTCAATTGTAGGGGAAGTGATCGGGCACGCTCAAGCTATCAAGAGGGATCAAAGGCAGGCGTGATTTCTGTTCTTGGGTTAGATGTAGGGCGCAAACGGATTGGGGTGGCGGGCTGCGATCGCCTCGGGCAGCTTGCGACCGGCTTAAGAACGATTCAGCGCCGCAGCTTTGCCCACGACCTTGAGCAACTCCGGCAACTGTGTCAGGAGCGGCAGGTCGAACGCCTCGTGGTGGGGCTACCCTACACCCTCAACGGTGAGCTGGGATCCCAAGCGCGGCAGGTACAGCACTTGGCAGAACGCTTTGGCAAGGCGCTTGACTTGCCGGTGGAGTACGTGGATGAACGGCTGACCTCCTTTCAAGCCGAAGAGATTCTCAAGCAGCGGGGGCGATCGCCGCGGCGGGAAAAAGCCCTTGTAGATCAAATTGCGGCGGCGTTAATTTTGCAGCAGTGGCTTGACGCACTCAAGCAGCCTGTGCAAACGACGGTAGCAACGCCTAGGCCGACGGCGGCAGAGAGAGATTGAAGCCGTGAATTTGCCACCAACGCACATTTTCCGCCTCAAAGCGACCATCTACATCCACTCTGACTGAAAAGTCAAACCATGCGGCTGGTGGGATATTGATTCCCCACAGGCGATCGCTGCCGAGAACCACACTCACTAAGCACTGCAAAAATCCGCCGTGGGAAATACACCACACACAGTGCTCATCCTCGTGTTTGCGTAGGTGCTTCCACGTTTGTTTGGCCCGCTGCCATGCCGCTGCCATCGACTCCGCTTCGGGAATCGGCACAAGACAGTCCTGCTCCTCCAACTCATTACAGAGATGCGGCTGCTGTTCCTGAGCTTGCGCCCAAGTCAGACCGGTAAAAACCCCCTGATCAATCTCAATTAAGTCCGCCAATTCCTGAATCTTTAAGCCAGAGATTGGGTTCATGAGGCGAGCCGCCTCACAACAGCGCTGCAGCGGACTGGTATAGATAAAATCCGGCGGGGGCAAAATCTCCCGTAGCGCAAGGGCTTGCTGGCGACCCCGCTGTGTGAGGGGAACATCCTGCCGCCCTAGCATCACGCCAGTGTCATTCCCCACCGCTTCACCATGGCGGACTAAAATTAAGCGCATTTTGCCCTCCCCTGAATATCATGACTCGCGGTAAAATTGGCAATTGCTCCACTCCTCGGTAGAATTATCGTACTGAGTGGCTGCTCTCGATGGCTGGCCACAGATTTATTTACATTTGATTGATTGCATACCTGTGCCCGTAATCGCCCCTCCCATTCGTCCTGCTTGGCATGGCTTAATTCACGCCTACGGTGACTTTTTGCCCGTCAGCGATCGCACCCCCATTGTGACCCTTTATGAAGGGAACACGCCCCTGATTCCGGTGCCCCGCATTGCTGAGCGGGTGGGTCGGAATGTTTCAGTATATGTCAAGTACGACGGCCTTAATCCCACCGGTAGCTTCAAGGATCGCGGTATGACCATGGCGATCTCTAAAGCCAAGGAGGCGGGAGCGGAAGCAGTGATTTGCGCTAGTACTGGGAATACCTCCGCAGCAGCAGCGGCCTATGCGCGGCGGGCGGGTCTGCGCGCCTATGTCCTCGTCCCGGAAGGCTATGTGGCTCAGGGCAAGCTGGCTCAGGCATTGCTCTATGGTGCTGAAGTGATTGCCATTGAAGGGAACTTTGACCAAGCCCTTGACATTGTGCGGGTGATGGCCGATACCTACCCCATTACCCTAGTGAACTCTGTCAATCCCTATCGCCTTGAAGGGCAAAAAACCGCAGCCTTTGAGGTGGTGGATAGCTTGGGCAATGCCCCCGATTGGCTGTGCATCCCCATGGGCAATGCTGGCAATATTACCGCCTATTGGATGGGCTTCTGTCAGTATCGTGAACAAAATCGCTGCGATCGCCTCCCCCGCATGATGGGTTTTCAAGCAGCGGGATCTGCCCCCCTCGTCAACGGTGCCGTGGTTGTGCATCCAGAAACCGTGGCTACCGCCATTCGCATTGGCAACCCCGCCAATTGGCAGCGGGCGATCGCCGTCAAGGAGGCCAGCCAAGGGGCTTTTAATGCCGTCACCGATGCTGAAATCCTCACGGCTTACTGCCTATTAGCCTCTGAAGAAGGCATTTTCTGTGAACCGGCCAGTGCTGCCTCTGTGGCAGGCTTACTCAAATTAGCCGATCAGGTGCCCAGCGGTGCCACCGTCGTTTGTGTGCTGACCGGCAATGGCCTGAAGGATCCGGACACGGCCTTGCAGCAGGAGAGCGATCGCTTTCATCGCCACATCGACCCAAGCGAAGCCACCGTCGCTAAAGTCATGGGGTTTTAATCACCTCCTAGGAGCCAAGCCAACAGCAGCAAGAAGGATCCCCACAGCACAACGCTGGGAAGATGGACCCAGCCAAAAAACTCCATGGGAACACTCACAAACAGTTGAGTCAGCAGGATGCTGATGTAGCACAGAGCACTCAACAGAACCAGAAAAACCATGGCTCATACCTAGCTAGGCGTTGCCATAGATGGGGATCGCTGCGCCACTGATTGCCCCTGCACTCTCGGAAATGAGATAGGCAATCAGTTGACCAATGGCTGTTGGCGGCACCCACATCGCGGCTTGGTCGCTCCCCATCGCAGCACGGTTGTTGGGGGTATCGATAATACTGGGAAGAATTACATTGGCAGTAATGTTCATCCCTTTGGTTTCAGCAGCGATCGCCCGCGTGAAGGCCACAACAGCGGCTTTGGCAGCACAGTAGGCGGCCAACTCAGCCGTGGGTTCCACCGCCCCGCGTGAACCAATCGTGACAATTCGACCGTAGTGTTGGGGCTGCATCCGTTTAAGGGCGTGTTTACACACTAGGAAGGTGGTTTCAACGTTGAGGGCGAAGCTGTGCTGCCAATCACTCAAGGCAACGTTAGCCGTCGCGCCCATGCTAAAGCCCCCCACTAAATGAACCACTGCATCGAGTTGGGGCATACGATTAATCAGTGCGGCTACTTCACTTTCGTTGTTGAGGTCGGCAGCGACAAAGCGGACATTGGCCAGCTCTGCTGCGGCCAGTTGCTGCTCAAGGTGCTCCCGTCCCACCGCATCAATGTAGGGAATGGTGAGGGTATAGCCCTGAGCCAGTAATACCGGAGCTACCCCTTGACCTAAGCCGCCCGTGCCACCCGTTAACAGGACGGATCGATGCCCTAGCCCACTCATTTTGCACTCCTTACGTTTAGTTGCCGTGCTTTATAAAACGTTTGCAAACTGTGGCGATCGCCCACAAATCGCCAATGCCACGGTTCATAGCTAACCCCTTGCGAATTGCTCTCAGGGAACGATAGTTCAAAGCTAAAGCGAGCAGCATTCACCGCTAACCACTGAAAGGCCGGGGTTTGCTCAAAGGCCACGCTAAGATGAGTGTCGGGCTGGCTGGCATCGCCAATATCAATGGCATACCCTGTATGGTGTTCACTGTAGCCCGGCGGCGCACTCACTAAGGCACGCTCACTCGTTCGTTGTCCTCGCTGTTCCTTCACCTGAAAAAAGAGATAATCTTGATCCTGCTTAGAGCGGAAGCCCGAAAGGGGAACCAGAATAATTCCCTCCTGCTGAGCCGCAGCAACCATGGCTCGAAATCGCTCCGCCGCCGCTCGGCGTAACTGGATCTGGCCGTCGGCACTTACGGGCACTAACTCACTCAGGGGTGCTTCTTCGTAGGGTAAATGCCCCAACAGATTCTCTGTGGGAACCGCAATGGGGTTCCCAACTGCTTCAGCAACGGCTGAGGGTTCCGTAGAACGGCTGAAAACCCAGACACCCCCAGCCATACAACCTAAGCCAATGATGCTGGCGATCGCCCACCGTTTATACAAGGGTTGTTTCTGAAGCCTAACCGCAGAGTCTGTTGGTAAGCGTTCTGCAATAGGAATATCTTG harbors:
- a CDS encoding DUF819 family protein — encoded protein: MDESLTLWGILLTLTALGLWLEHRYRWAARVGGSLIILLLAALCANLGVIPQQSAVYDTIYGPVTSLAIVWLLLLVNLQDVRRLGRSALLAFGIAAVGTLMGALLASLLFHSRFGGDTPRLAGSLAASYIGGSLNFVSVGRALNLTDLLFTAATTADNLLTAVWLGFTLTLPSVLARFYPQRSATDALALSPLPTASAIAPLDLAILLSLGMGVLVLATALHQFWPVIPTVVWLTTLSVAIAQFQWVRYLRGTGALGMFSLNLFFTVIGAGTHLPSLVPVGVEIVLFAATIVFSHGVVISGLGYLFKLDVELLALASQAAVGGPTTAAAQASGRHQPALLGVGITLGLLGYGVANYLGWAMAQLLNWLELG
- a CDS encoding peptidase, coding for MPSSLAALPPAGDDYFTEVQPLEVGYLLWTAFPVTVAIDPPPRDPNNLWAQAAQQAVAEWSAYLPLQIVPPTATANIRLQSERPSDQNNRRVRAAETSYELFVDSNGLLRHRVRVVVRPTQAPRYVLAALRHELGHALGIWGHSPLPTDALYFAQVADPPPISQRDVNTLRRVYEQPTRLGQPMPEVASHG
- a CDS encoding vWA domain-containing protein, with translation MTPSSPMYRQRRPLWSYPLFQIPLILLTGCLLLALLFTLLGWGRPSVAVVLSLDLSGSTFGDNPLQFNQPQTVMAQQVAAAKLYLQRNQRELANPNAIMIHGFGRNVVFLTPRFETKADVLLTQLDQALNRSDLLAQVDPSATNLSGAIATATQQLQQVSNRCRELLIITDGAAPVDTAVVTSAQGQGIKINAIVVGEYAPQLAAATQATGGQYRSGTTALLEELVSRTFFENINTNARWSIFWLGLALVCLMWVLVLPLDRWLLQGLLQLPMNLSGQLALGNAFFWTVAIPIVLWRFPGWPFLSGC
- the dapF gene encoding diaminopimelate epimerase, producing the protein MSLSFQKYQGLGNDFLLLDNRQQPTLRLSPQEARHWCDRHFGVGADGVIFLLAGTGDCDYQMRMYNADGSVAEMCGNGIRCLAKFIFELEGRTCGETVSYRIDTLAGVMVPHIQADGQVTVDMGTPQLLAQQIPTTLTAPDAKVIEVPLTVADRPWLVTCVSMGNPHCVTFVEDVAAIPLETLGPLFEHHAVFPQRTNTEFVQVLGGDRLRMRVWERGAGMTLACGTGACATVVAAVLTGRLKADAAGQAQATVELPGGDLHIRWDVHSQHLYMTGPAVAVFRGTLDTQ
- a CDS encoding Hfq-related RNA-binding protein, which translates into the protein MTDEFQTGLPSIRQLQTLIKDSTEVEVKLITSDLVVGKVRWQDANCLCVVDHYDQPTIIWKQAIVFIKPKLT
- the larC gene encoding nickel pincer cofactor biosynthesis protein LarC, translating into MNVAYFDCPAGIAGDMCLGALIDGGVPLDYLHGQLAKLGIAAEFTLTTETVQRKGQRGLKAHVQLHEHSHPHHRHWPDIQAQILAADLPDRARDWSLRVFEALAIAEGAVHGIAPTAVHFHEVGAVDALVDIVGTCLGLDYLGIEQIYCSPLPTGGGTVRAAHGQLPVPVPAVLQLWQAYRVPVYSNGIANELVTPTGAAIVCALSQGFGTPPAMTLERVGLGAGSHELPLPNLLRLWLGETPNSQPPTPTTIVELQTQLDDLPPQALAYAIEQLYAAGAVEVFCQAITMKKSRLGVLLTVLCPLSAEAACVQTLFRETTTLGLRRQVQDRYVLQRQIKTVTTPFGEVRLKLATDGHGHPLNVQPEYEDCAALARQHQQPWQVVYHAALKAGLALWPLASSPAP
- the ileS gene encoding isoleucine--tRNA ligase, producing the protein MADPATDYKDTVNLPQTTFEMRANAPTREPQLQDFWAQQQIYERLQQHNPGEVFILHDGPPYANGALHIGHALNKILKDIINKYQLLQGRKVHYRPGWDCHGLPIELKVLQTLSAEERQNLTPLSLRQRAKEFALKTVAEQKRSFQRYGVWGDWQHPYLTLSPEYEAAQIGVFGEMVLRGYIYRGLKPVHWSPSSKTALAEAELEYPEGHTSRSVYAAFDVLELPQGLAAAWYEALGQMGVAIWTTTPWTLPANLAVSVNPDLTYALVRVAPAKRHAYLIVAHDLVPSLSQTLGTTLTVVTTAKGADLEHTRYQHPLYDRQSKIVIGGDYVTTDSGTGLVHTAPGHGLEDYAVGQRYGLPILSPVDADGCFTAEAGQFAGLNVLKEGNEAVIVALEAAGALLKEEPYVHKYPYDWRTKKPTIFRATEQWFASVAGFRDAALAAIAEVRWIPAQGENRITAMVAERSDWCISRQRSWGVPIPVFYDKVTGDPLLTADTIAHVQAIIRQRGSDAWWELSVAELLPPALQDQADRYEKGTDTMDVWFDSGSSWAAVLGEQQADLYLEGSDQHRGWFQSSLLTRVAVQGHAPYKSVLTHGFVLDEQGRKMSKSLGNVTDPREVIEGGKNQKQDPAYGADVLRLWVSSVDYANDVPIGKTILKQLADIYRKIRNTARFLLGNLYDFDPQQDAVPYAQLPELDRYMLHRLHEVFSEVTAAFDSYQFYRFFQTIQNLCTVDLSNFYLDIAKDRLYISAPASDRRRSCQTVLAITVQNLARAIAPVLPHLAEDIWQHLPFATPYTSVFQSGWVQRADQWRDPPLASRWEVLRQLRSEVNKVLEQARAEKAIGSSLEAKVWLYVANPDLRDRLEAMNSADALAGNGVDELRYLFLVSQVEVMPQPRSLSLSYTLEQPELWVGVGTASGTKCVRCWNYAESVGRSATHPQLCDRCEAALAGNF
- the ruvX gene encoding Holliday junction resolvase RuvX, translated to MISVLGLDVGRKRIGVAGCDRLGQLATGLRTIQRRSFAHDLEQLRQLCQERQVERLVVGLPYTLNGELGSQARQVQHLAERFGKALDLPVEYVDERLTSFQAEEILKQRGRSPRREKALVDQIAAALILQQWLDALKQPVQTTVATPRPTAAERD